From Phycodurus eques isolate BA_2022a chromosome 20, UOR_Pequ_1.1, whole genome shotgun sequence, a single genomic window includes:
- the angpt2b gene encoding angiopoietin-2b produces MGRLLGLTLAYLAHLIACALGSERQQHQVQHGPCSYTFILPEVEHCRPQKHFEVSNTLQGDSPAQVKSDVSQTTLGRTQKERSTWLEIKLESLESATENNTLWLQKLENFIQENVRSGMEEIKRTAVHNQTAAMLEMGSNILSQSAEQTRKLTHVETQVLNQTSRLEIQLLEYSLFTNRLEKHILLQTQEISHLSDKNSFLEQRLLALEARYGMELQGLQREKQQLRELMQRQSRLVGQLQGELGSATFNNTLLQRQQAQLADTVEQLLALVNHCNEISHLPKQEPPIFRDCAEILHSGQTASGIYSIRLTNSTHSVKVFCDMETRGGGWTVFQHRRNGSIDFHRGWKDYKLGFGEPSAEHWLGNDIIHQLTRSGEYSLHVQLKDRDGNEAYSHYKHFYINGEDRNYSLHVEGFSGTAGRTNSMAHSGTQFSTKDRDNDRCTCKCAQLASGGWWFEACGPSNLNGVYYPSSSTVVRYNGIKWYYWKGPNMMATMATMMVRPANF; encoded by the exons ATGGGACGTTTGCTGGGTCTGACGCTGGCCTACCTGGCCCACCTGATAGCTTGCGCCTTGGGCTCGGAGCGGCAGCAGCACCAGGTGCAGCACGGCCCCTGCAGCTACACCTTCATCCTCCCTGAGGTGGAACATTGCCGGCCCCAGAAACACTTTGAGGTCTCGAACACGCTCCAGGGGGACTCCCCAGCCCAGGTCAAATCTGACGTGAGTCAAACCACTCTCGGCAGGACCCAAAAGGAGAGGTCCACTTGGCTGGAAATTAAGCTGGAGAGTCTGGAGAGTGCCACAGAGAATAATACACTGTGGCTGCAGAAG CTGGAAAACTTCATCCAGGAGAATGTTCGCTCTGGCATGGAGGAAATAAAGCGAACCGCAGTTCACAACCAGACGGCCGCCATGCTGGAGATGGGAAGCAACATCCTCAGTCAGTCAGCAGAGCAGACTCGCAAACTGACCCATGTTGAAACTCAG GTATTAAACCAGACGAGTCGCCTGGAGATCCAGCTGCTGGAGTACTCGCTTTTTACCAACCGTCTGGAGAAGCACATACTCCTGCAGACTCAGGAGATCTCACATCTCAGTGACAAAAACAG ttttCTCGAACAGAGGCTCTTGGCGCTGGAGGCTCGTTATGGGATGGAGCTGCAGGGCTTGCAGAGAGAAAAGCAGCAGTTGCGCGAACTGATGCAAAGGCAGAGTCGACTGGTCGGCCAGCTCCAGGGCGAACTGGGCAGCGCAACTTTCAACAACACGTTGCTGCAAAGACAGCAAGCTCAGCTCGCGGACACAGTTGAGCAGCTCCTAGCTTTGGTCAACCACTGTAATG AAATCTCCCATCTGCCCAAACAGGAACCACCTATTTTCAGGGACTGTGCCGAGATTTTGCATTCTGGACAAACAGCGAGCGGGATATACAGCATACGCCTCACCAATTCCACCCACTCTGTCAAG GTTTTCTGTGATATGGAGACCAGAGGAGGAGGGTGGACTGTGTTCCAGCATCGCAGAAATGGCTCCATTGATTTCCATCGTGGATGGAAGGACTATAAATTG GGATTTGGAGAGCCTTCTGCGGAACATTGGCTGGGAAATGACATCATTCATCAGCTGACAAGATCCGGGGAATATAGCCTACATGTCCAGTTGAAGGACAGAGACGGGAATGAGGCCTACTCGCACTATAAACACTTCTACATAAACGGGGAGGACCGCAACTACAG CCTTCATGTTGAGGGCTTCAGTGGCACAGCTGGACGGACGAACAGCATGGCCCACAGCGGGACCCAGTTCAGCACCAAGGACAGAGACAACGACCGCTGCACCTGCAAGTGCGCTCAGCTCGCGTCTGGAG GTTGGTGGTTTGAGGCTTGCGGACCATCCAACCTGAATGGTGTGTATTACCCAAGCTCATCCACCGTGGTTCGCTACAACGGCATTAAGTGGTACTATTGGAAAGGACCAAATATGATGGCTACCATGGCAACCATGATGGTGCGCCCTGCAAACTTCTAA